In Pseudomonadota bacterium, the following are encoded in one genomic region:
- a CDS encoding error-prone DNA polymerase: MPSAPLPAYAELHAVSNFTFLRGASHPEELVREAHRLGYRALALTDECSLAGVVRAHVVARELDFKLIVGTELHLDDGLHVLLLADSLRAYQRIATLITRGRRRQRKGAYALNREDLELLSDAGLVIFLPRPDDHDEEAMAWLAARFGGRLWVGVGLFYSGYDHVLLAHGEALAARHGLPLVATGNVHMHVHARQPLQDTLTAIRHGATVMTAGRLLFANGERYLRPRERLARIYPATLLAETVQVAARCQFTLAELRYRYPAELVPTGITASAHLRALTEAGMRRRWPDGVAAKVRTQVEHELALIVELGYEAFFLTVHDIVVFARGRGILCQGRGSAANSAVCFCLGITEVDPARMDMLFERFISKERNEPPDIDVDFEHERREEVLQYIYAKYGRERAALAATVITYRLRSAVRDVGKALGMSVEQVERLSGNLYWWDKGNDMGQRLREVGFDPDNPIIRRVVMLVAEILGFPRHLSQHVGGFVISDQPLSELVPIENAAMADRTVIQWDKDDLDALGLLKVDCLCLGMLSALRRSFDLIQDFDGRRLSMAGIPAEDPATYEMIQHADTVGVFQIESRAQMVMLPRLKPRCYYDLVIEIAIIRPGPIQGEMVHPYLRRRNGEEAVEYPSEEVRGVLERTLGVPLFQEQVIKLAMVAAGFTPGEADHLRRSMAAWKRSGGLEHFRQRLLDGMRERGYQEAFAERIFHQIEGFGEYGFPESHSASFALLAYVSAWLKRHEPAAFLAALLNSQPMGFYAPAQLIRDAVRHGVEVRAVDVLASEWDSTLEERAPGARQAVVRLGLGRIKGMQAEAAARIVAARGQGPFIDVTDLARRAGLDRGTVRVLSQGGALATLVGNRHHASWAALGVETPLAVLPEARIREAAPLLRTPGEGEDIVADYAKLGFTLGRHPLALLRDHLRRRQCLSAADIAAAEPGQRIRTAGLVISRQRPGTATGVVFVTLEDETGIINLIVWSTLVEAQRRELLHARLLGVVGEVQRDGEVVHVIAQRLSDHSPLLGQLMAASRDFH, translated from the coding sequence ATGCCCAGCGCGCCCCTGCCTGCCTATGCCGAGCTGCATGCCGTCAGCAATTTCACTTTCCTGCGCGGCGCTTCGCATCCCGAGGAACTGGTGCGCGAAGCCCACAGGCTCGGCTACCGCGCGCTGGCCCTGACCGACGAATGCTCGCTGGCGGGCGTGGTGCGCGCCCATGTCGTCGCGCGTGAACTCGACTTCAAACTCATCGTCGGCACCGAGCTGCATCTCGACGACGGCTTGCATGTCCTGCTGCTGGCCGACAGCCTGCGCGCCTACCAGCGCATTGCCACGCTCATCACGCGCGGCCGACGGCGGCAGCGCAAGGGCGCCTACGCGCTCAATCGCGAGGATCTCGAACTGCTGAGCGACGCCGGCCTCGTCATCTTCCTGCCGCGTCCGGACGACCACGACGAGGAGGCGATGGCGTGGCTGGCGGCGCGTTTCGGCGGGCGACTGTGGGTGGGCGTGGGCCTGTTCTACAGCGGCTACGATCATGTGCTGCTGGCCCATGGCGAAGCACTCGCGGCGCGCCATGGGCTGCCGCTGGTGGCGACCGGCAATGTGCACATGCATGTCCATGCGCGCCAACCGCTGCAGGACACCCTGACCGCCATCCGCCACGGCGCCACGGTCATGACGGCGGGCAGGCTGCTGTTCGCCAATGGCGAGCGTTACCTGCGGCCGCGCGAGCGCCTGGCGCGCATCTACCCGGCGACCTTGCTGGCGGAAACGGTACAGGTCGCCGCGCGCTGCCAGTTCACGCTGGCGGAACTGCGCTATCGCTACCCGGCGGAACTGGTGCCGACGGGCATCACGGCGAGCGCCCACCTGCGCGCCCTGACCGAGGCCGGCATGCGCAGGCGCTGGCCCGACGGCGTGGCGGCCAAGGTGCGCACCCAGGTCGAACATGAACTGGCTCTCATCGTCGAGCTCGGCTACGAGGCGTTCTTCCTGACCGTGCACGACATCGTGGTGTTCGCGCGCGGGCGCGGCATTCTGTGCCAGGGGCGCGGCTCGGCGGCCAATTCGGCGGTGTGTTTCTGCCTCGGCATCACCGAGGTCGACCCGGCGCGCATGGACATGCTGTTCGAACGTTTCATTTCCAAGGAGCGCAACGAGCCGCCGGACATCGACGTCGATTTCGAGCACGAGCGGCGCGAGGAAGTGCTGCAATACATCTACGCCAAGTACGGCCGCGAACGCGCGGCGCTGGCCGCCACCGTCATCACCTACCGCCTGCGCAGCGCGGTGCGCGATGTCGGCAAGGCGCTCGGCATGAGCGTCGAACAGGTTGAGCGCCTGTCGGGCAATCTCTACTGGTGGGACAAGGGCAACGACATGGGGCAACGCCTGCGCGAAGTGGGCTTCGATCCCGACAACCCGATCATCCGCCGCGTGGTGATGCTGGTGGCGGAGATCCTGGGCTTTCCCCGTCATCTCTCGCAGCACGTCGGCGGCTTCGTGATCTCCGATCAGCCGCTGTCGGAACTGGTGCCGATCGAGAACGCCGCGATGGCCGACCGCACGGTCATCCAATGGGACAAGGACGACCTCGATGCGCTGGGCCTCTTGAAAGTCGATTGCCTGTGCCTCGGCATGCTGAGCGCTCTTCGGCGCAGCTTCGATCTCATCCAGGACTTCGATGGCCGACGGTTGAGCATGGCCGGCATTCCCGCCGAAGACCCCGCGACCTATGAAATGATCCAGCACGCCGACACCGTCGGCGTGTTCCAGATCGAATCGCGCGCGCAGATGGTGATGCTGCCGCGCCTGAAACCGCGCTGTTACTACGACCTCGTGATCGAAATCGCCATCATCCGTCCGGGCCCGATACAGGGCGAGATGGTCCATCCCTACCTGCGCCGGCGTAACGGCGAGGAAGCGGTCGAATACCCGAGCGAGGAGGTGCGTGGCGTGCTGGAACGCACGCTCGGTGTGCCCTTGTTCCAGGAGCAGGTCATCAAGCTCGCGATGGTGGCGGCCGGCTTCACGCCCGGCGAGGCCGATCACCTGCGTCGCTCGATGGCGGCCTGGAAGCGCAGCGGCGGGCTCGAGCATTTTCGCCAGCGCCTGCTGGACGGCATGCGTGAGCGCGGCTACCAGGAAGCGTTTGCCGAGCGCATCTTTCACCAGATAGAAGGTTTCGGTGAGTACGGCTTCCCGGAATCCCATTCGGCGAGCTTCGCGCTGCTGGCCTATGTCTCCGCGTGGCTGAAACGCCACGAGCCGGCGGCCTTCCTGGCCGCGCTCCTGAACAGCCAGCCGATGGGTTTCTATGCGCCCGCGCAGTTGATCCGGGATGCCGTGCGCCATGGCGTCGAAGTGCGCGCCGTCGATGTACTGGCCAGCGAATGGGATTCGACGCTCGAGGAGCGTGCGCCCGGCGCGCGCCAGGCGGTGGTGCGGCTGGGCCTCGGACGCATCAAGGGCATGCAGGCGGAGGCCGCCGCGCGCATCGTCGCCGCGCGCGGGCAGGGGCCGTTCATCGATGTCACCGATCTCGCGCGTCGTGCCGGACTGGATCGGGGCACGGTACGGGTCTTGTCCCAGGGCGGCGCGCTCGCCACCCTGGTCGGCAATCGCCACCATGCCTCGTGGGCCGCGCTTGGCGTCGAGACGCCGCTCGCGGTGCTGCCCGAGGCGCGTATCCGCGAGGCGGCGCCGCTGTTGCGCACGCCCGGCGAGGGCGAGGACATCGTCGCCGACTATGCCAAGCTCGGCTTCACCCTCGGCCGCCATCCCCTGGCCTTGCTGCGCGACCATCTGCGCCGTCGCCAGTGCCTCTCGGCCGCCGACATCGCCGCCGCCGAACCCGGCCAGCGCATCCGTACCGCCGGCCTCGTCATCAGCCGCCAGCGGCCGGGCACCGCCACCGGCGTGGTGTTCGTCACCCTCGAGGACGAGACCGGCATCATCAATCTCATCGTGTGGTCGACCCTCGTCGAGGCCCAGCGCCGTGAGTTGCTGCACGCGCGGCTGCTCGGCGTGGTGGGCGAAGTGCAAAGGGATGGCGAGGTCGTGCATGTCATCGCGCAACGCCTGTCGGACCATTCGCCGCTGCTCGGGCAACTCATGGCGGCGTCGCGGGATTTCCACTGA
- a CDS encoding phosphoserine transaminase, translating into MRREMQKPANKPANPCFSSGPCPKRPGWEPAVLAKALVGRSHRSKPGAARLKAAIDETRAVLGVPADYRIGIVAGSDTGAVEMALWSLLGPRGVDVLAWESFGSEWVTDVIDVLKVANARKMVSAYGELPDLTQVDFNNDVVFVWNGTTSGVKLPNGDWIPDDRAGLTICDATSAAFAMPLPWSKLDVTTFSWQKVLGGEGAHGVIILSPRAAERLVTYTPPWPLPKLFRLAKKGKLDEAVFEGATINTPSMLCVEDYLDALRWAAGLGGLDALCQRSAANLAVLDAWVAKTPWVEFLAAKPAERSNTSICLKVVADWFLKLSEDAQADFTKKLSALLEAEGVAYDINGYRNAPPGLRIWGGATVEASDLAALTPWLDWAYAELAAKHTGA; encoded by the coding sequence ATGAGAAGAGAGATGCAGAAACCAGCAAACAAACCCGCCAATCCCTGTTTTTCCTCCGGACCCTGCCCCAAGCGGCCGGGTTGGGAACCGGCCGTGCTGGCCAAGGCCCTGGTCGGCCGTTCCCACCGTTCCAAGCCCGGCGCCGCGCGCCTCAAGGCCGCCATTGACGAGACCCGCGCCGTGCTCGGCGTGCCGGCCGACTATCGCATCGGCATCGTCGCCGGTTCCGATACCGGCGCGGTCGAAATGGCGCTGTGGAGCCTGCTCGGCCCGCGCGGCGTCGACGTGCTGGCCTGGGAAAGCTTCGGCTCGGAGTGGGTGACCGACGTCATCGACGTGCTCAAGGTCGCCAATGCCCGCAAGATGGTCAGCGCCTACGGCGAACTGCCCGATCTGACCCAGGTCGATTTCAACAACGACGTGGTGTTCGTGTGGAACGGCACGACCTCGGGCGTGAAGCTGCCGAACGGCGACTGGATCCCCGACGACCGCGCCGGCCTCACCATCTGTGACGCGACCTCGGCGGCCTTCGCCATGCCGCTGCCGTGGTCCAAGCTCGACGTCACGACCTTCTCCTGGCAGAAGGTGCTGGGCGGCGAAGGCGCCCATGGCGTCATCATCCTCTCGCCGCGCGCCGCCGAGCGTCTGGTCACCTACACGCCGCCGTGGCCGCTGCCCAAGCTGTTCCGCCTCGCCAAGAAGGGCAAGCTCGACGAAGCGGTGTTCGAGGGCGCGACCATCAACACGCCGTCCATGCTGTGCGTGGAAGATTATCTCGATGCATTGCGCTGGGCGGCCGGCCTCGGTGGGCTCGATGCGCTGTGCCAGCGTTCGGCGGCCAACCTCGCGGTGCTCGACGCCTGGGTGGCGAAGACCCCGTGGGTGGAATTCCTGGCCGCCAAGCCGGCCGAGCGTTCCAACACCTCCATCTGCCTGAAGGTGGTCGCCGACTGGTTCCTGAAACTGTCGGAAGACGCGCAGGCCGATTTCACCAAGAAGCTCTCGGCGCTGCTCGAAGCGGAAGGCGTGGCCTACGACATCAACGGCTATCGCAACGCTCCGCCCGGCCTGCGCATCTGGGGCGGCGCGACGGTGGAAGCCAGCGACCTCGCGGCGCTCACGCCGTGGCTGGACTGGGCCTACGCAGAACTTGCCGCCAAGCACACCGGCGCCTGA
- a CDS encoding phosphoglycerate dehydrogenase produces MYKVFVADKLSAEGIAALKQYPEIEIDFAAGLSVADAIPHAAAADAIIVRSATKIKGELLAAATKVKVIGRAGIGVDNVDLDACTERGIVVLNTPDANATTTAELAIAHLFSLCRSLPAADASVRAGKWERNSMVGTEVSGKTIGIVGFGTIGRLFAERARGLKMRVIGFDPFVTEATFTEYGVEKVDLDTLVTTADFITLHCPVTKDTRGLLSRERLASMKKGARLINCARGGLVDEAALIELVASGHLAGAALDVFEEEPPPADSPLFKQPGIQFTPHLGASTEEAQIAVGIEIAHQVAAFLIRGEVINSVNVPSMAPEKLAKLSPYMDLARKLGRLLCRMTEEPLSSVEVGVFGAAANLSTHPIASAAMVGMLCEHHAVPVNQINAIHLARRQGITVTETSSADSRDYVSLVRITAKNGKQTLCLEGTLFDERHPRLVRVNDYEVESALEGQLLFTRHADKPGVIGALGEILGRAGINISRMQVGVAKGSDRAIAVVGVSQALEQATLDQLTAIAAVDKVLQVGF; encoded by the coding sequence ATGTACAAGGTTTTTGTCGCCGACAAGCTGTCGGCCGAAGGCATCGCCGCCCTCAAGCAGTACCCGGAGATCGAAATCGATTTCGCCGCCGGCCTGTCGGTCGCCGACGCCATTCCCCACGCCGCCGCCGCCGATGCCATCATCGTGCGCAGCGCCACCAAGATCAAAGGCGAGCTGCTGGCCGCCGCGACCAAGGTCAAGGTCATCGGCCGCGCCGGCATCGGCGTCGACAACGTCGACCTCGACGCCTGCACCGAGCGCGGCATCGTGGTGCTGAACACCCCCGACGCCAACGCCACCACCACCGCCGAGCTCGCCATCGCGCACCTGTTCTCGCTGTGCCGCAGCCTGCCCGCCGCCGACGCCTCGGTGCGTGCCGGCAAGTGGGAGCGCAACAGCATGGTCGGCACCGAGGTGTCGGGCAAGACCATCGGCATCGTCGGCTTCGGCACCATCGGCCGCCTGTTCGCCGAACGCGCGCGCGGCCTGAAGATGCGTGTCATCGGTTTCGACCCCTTCGTCACCGAGGCCACGTTCACCGAGTACGGCGTGGAGAAGGTCGACCTCGACACGCTGGTGACGACGGCCGATTTCATCACCCTGCATTGCCCGGTCACCAAGGACACCCGCGGCCTGTTGAGCCGCGAGCGCCTCGCGTCGATGAAGAAGGGCGCGCGTCTCATCAACTGCGCGCGCGGTGGCCTGGTCGACGAAGCGGCGCTGATCGAACTGGTGGCATCGGGCCATCTCGCCGGCGCCGCGCTCGACGTGTTCGAGGAAGAGCCGCCGCCGGCTGATTCGCCGTTGTTCAAACAGCCCGGCATCCAGTTCACGCCGCACTTGGGCGCCTCGACCGAAGAAGCGCAGATCGCCGTCGGCATCGAGATCGCGCACCAGGTAGCCGCGTTCCTGATCCGGGGCGAAGTCATCAACTCGGTCAACGTGCCGAGCATGGCGCCCGAGAAGCTCGCCAAGCTGTCGCCCTACATGGATCTCGCGCGCAAGCTCGGTCGCCTGTTGTGCCGCATGACGGAAGAGCCCCTGAGTTCGGTGGAGGTCGGCGTGTTCGGCGCCGCCGCCAACTTGAGCACCCATCCGATCGCGAGCGCGGCGATGGTCGGCATGCTGTGCGAGCACCACGCGGTGCCGGTCAACCAGATCAATGCCATCCACCTCGCCCGTCGCCAGGGCATCACGGTCACCGAGACCAGCTCGGCCGACTCGCGCGATTACGTGTCGCTGGTGCGCATCACGGCCAAGAACGGCAAGCAGACCCTGTGCCTCGAGGGCACGCTGTTCGACGAACGTCACCCGCGCCTGGTGCGCGTCAATGACTACGAAGTCGAGTCGGCGCTGGAAGGGCAGTTGCTGTTCACCCGCCATGCCGACAAGCCGGGTGTGATCGGCGCGCTGGGTGAGATCCTCGGCCGCGCCGGCATCAATATCTCGCGCATGCAGGTGGGCGTGGCCAAGGGCAGTGACCGCGCGATCGCGGTGGTCGGCGTGTCACAGGCGCTGGAGCAGGCCACGCTGGACCAGCTGACGGCCATCGCCGCGGTGGACAAGGTGCTGCAGGTCGGGTTCTAG
- a CDS encoding methylcrotonoyl-CoA carboxylase, whose amino-acid sequence MPRIQSTIQTGSAEFRRYYAHNRGLARELHEKQRAARFDRPQKDIERLANHGKMMPRERIEKLLDPGTPFLEFSTLAANMAYDGEAPSASVVTGIGMVQGREVIINANDSSIKGGAWYPLTVKKIVRVLDMAIENRLPVIHLCDSAGGFLPLQSELFPDKYMAGRMFRNQSVLSKMNVKQLALVFGHCTAGGAYIPALSDYSVIVRGTGAVFLAGPPLVKAATGEIVTADQLGGCDLHTQISGTCDYPASTEEEAIAIGREIVAQWEHTPKWNLQRDAVEPPYYDPDELYGIIPNDIKRSFEMREVIARIVDGSRFHEYQPAYGTTLVCGFANIWGFKVGILANNGVLFNDSALKGAHFIELCNQNNTPIVFLQNITGYMVGREYEARGISKDGAKMIMAQVGSHVPKFTVMCHGSFGAGNYGMCGRAYDSRMLFSWPNHNIGIMGGEQAAKTLSEVKLRQLERRGEKVEQSELDRVYRETLEAYQHQMSAYYATSELWDDGIVDPVDTRNALGMSISAALNAPLGQQGYGIFRF is encoded by the coding sequence ATGCCACGCATCCAATCCACCATTCAGACCGGCTCGGCGGAATTCCGCCGCTACTACGCGCACAACCGTGGCCTGGCGCGCGAACTGCACGAGAAGCAACGCGCGGCGCGCTTCGACCGCCCGCAGAAGGACATCGAGCGCCTCGCCAACCACGGCAAGATGATGCCGCGTGAGCGCATCGAGAAGCTGCTGGATCCGGGCACGCCGTTCCTGGAGTTCTCGACACTGGCCGCCAACATGGCCTATGACGGCGAGGCGCCCAGCGCCAGCGTGGTGACCGGCATCGGCATGGTGCAGGGCCGCGAAGTCATCATCAACGCCAACGATTCGAGCATCAAGGGCGGCGCCTGGTATCCGCTGACGGTCAAGAAAATCGTGCGCGTGCTGGACATGGCGATCGAGAACCGGCTGCCGGTGATCCACCTGTGCGACAGCGCCGGCGGCTTCCTGCCCTTGCAGTCCGAGCTGTTCCCGGACAAGTACATGGCCGGCCGCATGTTCCGCAACCAGAGCGTGCTGTCGAAGATGAACGTCAAGCAGCTGGCCCTGGTGTTCGGACACTGCACCGCCGGCGGCGCCTACATCCCGGCGCTGTCCGACTACTCGGTGATCGTGCGCGGCACCGGCGCGGTGTTCCTCGCCGGTCCGCCGCTGGTGAAGGCCGCGACCGGTGAAATCGTCACCGCCGATCAACTCGGCGGCTGCGATCTGCACACCCAGATCAGCGGCACCTGCGACTACCCGGCCTCGACCGAGGAAGAAGCGATTGCGATTGGCCGCGAAATAGTCGCGCAGTGGGAACACACGCCGAAATGGAACCTGCAGCGCGACGCCGTCGAGCCGCCCTACTACGACCCCGACGAGCTGTACGGCATCATTCCGAACGACATCAAGCGCTCGTTCGAAATGCGCGAAGTGATCGCGCGCATCGTCGACGGCAGCCGCTTCCATGAATACCAGCCGGCCTACGGCACGACCCTGGTGTGCGGCTTCGCCAACATCTGGGGCTTCAAGGTCGGCATCCTCGCCAACAACGGCGTGCTGTTCAACGACAGCGCCTTGAAGGGCGCGCACTTCATCGAGCTGTGCAACCAGAACAACACGCCCATCGTGTTCCTGCAGAACATCACCGGCTACATGGTCGGCCGCGAATACGAAGCGCGCGGCATCTCCAAGGACGGCGCCAAGATGATCATGGCGCAGGTCGGCTCGCACGTGCCGAAATTCACTGTCATGTGCCACGGCTCCTTCGGCGCCGGCAACTACGGCATGTGCGGCCGCGCCTACGATTCGCGCATGCTGTTCTCGTGGCCCAACCACAACATCGGCATCATGGGCGGCGAACAGGCGGCCAAGACGCTCTCGGAAGTGAAACTCCGGCAGCTCGAGCGTCGTGGCGAGAAAGTCGAGCAGAGTGAACTCGATCGCGTCTACCGCGAGACCCTGGAAGCCTACCAGCACCAGATGTCGGCCTACTACGCAACCTCGGAACTGTGGGACGACGGCATCGTCGACCCGGTCGATACGCGCAACGCACTCGGCATGTCGATCAGCGCGGCGCTGAATGCGCCGCTCGGCCAACAGGGTTACGGCATCTTCCGTTTTTGA
- a CDS encoding biotin/lipoyl-binding protein has product MALEYSFNLDGTEHGVSIAERNPELVLTVDGIAHTVSESGAINEECALLTVDGRSYQVWRTWEGNRIHLRIGNRSFSVGYEDAITAAQHHAGGDDTLRADMPGVVVAVNASVGAHVSAGDVLIVIESMKMQINIVAPRDGVVEAVHVEVNQTFDKGAQLISLHAES; this is encoded by the coding sequence ATGGCACTCGAATACAGTTTCAACCTGGACGGCACCGAGCACGGTGTCAGCATCGCCGAGCGCAACCCGGAACTGGTGTTGACGGTCGACGGCATCGCCCACACCGTCAGCGAATCCGGCGCCATCAACGAGGAATGCGCGCTGTTGACCGTCGATGGTCGCAGCTACCAGGTGTGGCGCACCTGGGAAGGCAATCGCATCCACCTGCGCATCGGCAACCGCAGCTTTTCGGTCGGTTATGAAGACGCGATCACCGCCGCCCAGCACCATGCCGGCGGCGACGACACGCTGCGCGCCGACATGCCGGGCGTGGTGGTGGCGGTCAACGCCAGCGTCGGCGCCCATGTGTCGGCCGGTGACGTGCTGATCGTCATCGAGTCGATGAAGATGCAGATCAACATCGTCGCGCCACGCGACGGCGTGGTCGAAGCGGTGCATGTCGAGGTCAACCAGACTTTCGACAAGGGCGCTCAACTCATTTCCTTGCACGCGGAGTCCTGA
- a CDS encoding ATP-grasp domain-containing protein, with amino-acid sequence MFDSILVANRGEIACRVIRTARKLGLRTIAVYHHEDRHAPHVQLADVAVELVADVPTAGYLDIPQLLDIAKAQGAQCIHPGYGFLSENAKFAEAVENAGLAFVGPQSEVIRLMGDKIHSREFAVKAGVPVSPSVKQEGDLDSFVEQASKIGFPLLIKAAAGGGGKGMSIVRSSGELAAKARTAMGEAERYFADGRVYAERYIERPRHIEVQVMGDGQGNVVHLFERECSVQRRFQKIIEESPAPSMPKALRDRICKAAVELAASAKYRNAGTVEFILAPDGEFYFLEMNTRLQVEHPVTEMVCGVDLVEAQLRVAAGLGLPWKQADIKQRGHAIECRICCEEPEHEFRPATGVAQLLRIPDGEGVRFDGGIRQGQAITAAFDSMVGKLVCHGATRDAAVDGIVQALDDFVLLGVSNNIDYLGTVLRHAAFRAGQLHTGFITEHAADLAPAALDDTDRAALLIAAALGVSDFRRLVYETPEPYASIGGWRN; translated from the coding sequence ATGTTTGACAGCATCCTCGTCGCCAATCGCGGTGAAATCGCCTGCCGCGTGATCCGTACCGCGCGCAAGCTCGGCCTGCGCACCATCGCCGTCTACCACCACGAAGACCGCCACGCACCCCATGTGCAGCTGGCCGATGTCGCCGTCGAGCTGGTGGCCGATGTGCCGACCGCCGGCTATCTCGACATCCCGCAACTGCTGGACATCGCCAAGGCCCAGGGCGCGCAATGCATCCACCCGGGCTACGGCTTCCTGTCGGAGAACGCGAAGTTCGCCGAGGCGGTGGAGAATGCCGGCCTCGCCTTCGTCGGTCCGCAGTCGGAAGTCATCCGCCTCATGGGCGACAAGATCCACTCGCGCGAATTCGCGGTGAAGGCCGGCGTGCCGGTCTCGCCCAGCGTCAAGCAGGAAGGCGATCTGGACAGCTTCGTCGAGCAGGCCTCGAAGATCGGCTTCCCGCTGCTGATCAAGGCCGCCGCCGGCGGCGGCGGCAAGGGCATGAGCATCGTGCGCAGCAGCGGTGAACTGGCGGCCAAGGCGCGCACCGCCATGGGCGAAGCGGAACGCTATTTCGCCGACGGCCGCGTCTACGCCGAGCGCTACATCGAGCGCCCGCGTCACATCGAAGTGCAGGTGATGGGCGACGGCCAGGGCAATGTCGTGCACCTGTTCGAACGTGAATGCTCGGTGCAGCGCCGCTTCCAGAAGATCATCGAGGAATCGCCGGCGCCGAGCATGCCGAAAGCACTGCGCGATCGCATCTGCAAGGCGGCGGTGGAACTGGCGGCCAGCGCCAAGTACCGCAACGCCGGCACCGTGGAATTCATTCTTGCGCCGGACGGCGAGTTCTACTTCCTGGAAATGAACACGCGCCTGCAGGTCGAGCATCCGGTCACCGAGATGGTGTGCGGCGTCGATCTCGTCGAGGCGCAGCTGCGCGTCGCGGCGGGCCTTGGCCTGCCGTGGAAGCAGGCCGACATCAAGCAGCGCGGCCACGCCATCGAATGCCGCATCTGCTGCGAAGAACCGGAACATGAATTCCGTCCCGCCACTGGCGTCGCGCAGCTGCTGCGCATTCCCGACGGCGAAGGCGTGCGCTTCGACGGCGGCATCCGCCAGGGGCAGGCCATCACCGCCGCCTTCGATTCGATGGTCGGCAAGCTCGTCTGCCACGGCGCCACGCGCGACGCGGCGGTCGACGGCATCGTGCAGGCGCTGGACGACTTCGTGCTGCTCGGCGTCAGCAACAACATCGACTACCTCGGTACGGTGCTGCGTCACGCGGCGTTCCGCGCCGGTCAATTGCATACCGGTTTCATCACCGAGCACGCGGCCGATCTCGCGCCCGCGGCGCTGGATGACACCGACCGCGCGGCATTGCTGATTGCCGCGGCCCTGGGCGTCAGCGATTTCCGCCGCCTGGTCTACGAAACCCCTGAACCTTACGCCTCCATCGGCGGCTGGCGGAACTAG